The Acidithiobacillus thiooxidans ATCC 19377 DNA window GCTTTGAACAGGCTGTCGCGAAAGAAGAATAAACCGTTCTCCACTTCATCCTGAACCTGGGGTTTGTTGGTCCGGACTTCTTCGGTTTCCCAGAGGATCTGGATTTGTGCCCGCAAATTGTCGATGACTTCTTTTTCTTCTTCATCGTTCAGGCTGGGGTCATCGAGTGTTTGGCTGACCACGAAAATGCGGCGCAGTCCATGCAGCACCGTGCGCCGTTTGGATTCAGTAGGGTGTGCGGTAAAGACAGGTAAATAGCGGGTCTGATCGAGCAGGTACTGAATTTGGCCGGAGGTGATGCCCTGTTGCTGGAGGGAACGGAAAGTTTCTTCAAAGGATCCCGTCCACAGTCCGTAGCCCTTCTGTAAAAGGCGACGGCGTTGCAGATGCTGGGATTCTTCTTCGGCAATGTTGACCAGGCTGAAATAGGTGTTGAAGGCACGAATCACCAGTACCAGATCATCCTGGGGCAAGGCGTCTATGAAGCGGGCAAGTTTTTCCCGTAGGCGGGTATCTTCTTTTTTATGGAGGCGGATATAGCCTTGGCGAAGCTGTTCCACGGCGTTGAAAACCCGGGTTCCGGCCTGCTCGCGTAAGACTTCACCGAGCAGATTGCCCAATAATTTCACTCGGCTACGGAGCGCCTTATCGTCGATGGCCGTTTTGTCCACTAATTGCTTCTCCTTGAATTTTAGGAACCTTACACTGTCAGGACCATCTGGATGACAGGCGGATGTTGATTCTAAGCTAATGGCAAGCAGGCTGCAGGTCAATCATTCACGGCTGGATCGCTGGCCGCAGTGGCTTCAGTCCATCATAAATATGGTTCAATTAGTGGACCTTATAAGCATGGCTTTCCCGTCTATTTTGAGCTAGTCTAAGTTCCATGCAGTGAAATCTGTCCCGCAGGCTTTTCACTACCCTAAAAGCGCCATGAAGCATAGTCAAGGAGATAAAAAATGGCCGGTCAACAAAAAGGACAAATTCTTCAGGATCCTTTTCTTAATTTGCTGCGTAAGGAACACGTTCCCGTCGCCATCTATCTGGTCAACGGGATCAAGTTGCAGGGATTTGTCGAATCCTTCGACCAGTTCGTTGTTTTGTTGCGGAATAATGTCAGCCAAATGATTTACAAGCATGCCATATCTACGGTGGTTCCCGGTCGTGATGTACGCTTGCCTTTGCCTGAGGGCGAAGGTGAGGTGACGGCGACGGAAGAAGAGGCCTGATCCTGACCCATAGTGCAGTTGCAGTAGACGCGCCCCGTGAGCGGGTCCTTCTGGTCCATGTGATATTACATGGCGAAGTTGATCTTGACGACGGGGCCGAATTTTTTCATCTGGCTACCGACAGCGACGCGGATGTTCTCGAATTAATCCCTGTGACCCGCAATCGCCCTGATCCGGCAACTTTTATTGGCAGTGGCAAAGTGCAGGAACTGGCCGAAAAAGTGCGGGAAGTGGCAGCGGATCTGGTTTTATTTGACCGATCGTTAAGTCCGGTGCAGGAGCGCAACCTGGAACGGGCCTTGCAGTGCCGGGTGATTGATCGGGTCGGGTTGATTCTGGATATTTTTGCGCGGCGTGCCCGTACACATGAGGGTAAATTACAGGTCGAGCTTGCTCAATTGACCCGCTTGCGGACGCGCCTGATTCGCGGCTGGACCCATCTGGAGAGGCAACGCGGAGGCATTGGCTTGCGTGGTCCGGGTGAAACACAGCTGGAGACAGACCGCCGCCTGATTGGAGATCGTATTCAGTCCCTGCGGCACAAGCTGGTCAAGGTAGCTGCCCATCGGGCGACCCAGCGCCGGGCCCGGCAGCGCGCTCCGTTGCCAACTGTGGCTTTGGTGGGCTATACCAATGCGGGTAAATCCACTTTGTTCAATGCCCTGACCGAGCGCAGTAATTATGCGGCAAATCGTTTGTTCGCGACGCTGGACCCGGCTATTGGCCGTTTGCAGGTTGCTGGGCAGGATGCGGTGTTGCTTGCGGATACGGTGGGCTTCATGCGTGACTTGCCGACGGATCTGATTGCTGCATTTCGGGCAACGCTGGAAGAGGTGAATCAGGCGCAATTGCTCTTGCATGTCGTCGATGGCAGCGCAGTGGATCGTGATACGCAAATGGCTGCAGTCGAATCTGTCCTTAAAGAAATTGCAGCGGATTCTCTGCCGGTGCTGGTGGTTTTCAACAAGGTCGACATGACGGGTGAAGCGAGTGGAGGGCTGTATGATGCTTCGGGAACATTGATTGCGGTG harbors:
- the hflX gene encoding ribosome rescue GTPase HflX, giving the protein MTHSAVAVDAPRERVLLVHVILHGEVDLDDGAEFFHLATDSDADVLELIPVTRNRPDPATFIGSGKVQELAEKVREVAADLVLFDRSLSPVQERNLERALQCRVIDRVGLILDIFARRARTHEGKLQVELAQLTRLRTRLIRGWTHLERQRGGIGLRGPGETQLETDRRLIGDRIQSLRHKLVKVAAHRATQRRARQRAPLPTVALVGYTNAGKSTLFNALTERSNYAANRLFATLDPAIGRLQVAGQDAVLLADTVGFMRDLPTDLIAAFRATLEEVNQAQLLLHVVDGSAVDRDTQMAAVESVLKEIAADSLPVLVVFNKVDMTGEASGGLYDASGTLIAVNVSARSGAGLDALLQAILERVGRSILRVELLLSPEEGALRACLHRLASVIDEDFDEEGKTRMVFDIDDLAWRRLRAQMRDNGCQAQDPTSTIPEIIKEGDWYAVE
- the hfq gene encoding RNA chaperone Hfq, with the protein product MAGQQKGQILQDPFLNLLRKEHVPVAIYLVNGIKLQGFVESFDQFVVLLRNNVSQMIYKHAISTVVPGRDVRLPLPEGEGEVTATEEEA